A single region of the Myripristis murdjan chromosome 3, fMyrMur1.1, whole genome shotgun sequence genome encodes:
- the hdgfl3 gene encoding hepatoma-derived growth factor-related protein 3, whose amino-acid sequence MARPRPRDYKAGDLVFAKMKGYPHWPARIDELPEGAVKPPANKYPIFFFGTHETAFLGPKDLLPYKEYKDKFGKSNKRKGFNEGLWEIENNPGVKFTGYQAIQQQSSSETEEGGNAADGSSEGEEGDSVEEEDDKEKLKGDKTGSKRKKTATSKKSSKLSRISSGEEDLEKDGKDDDQKSGSEGGDGDNDIIQNTTDNKNQLLREEH is encoded by the exons ATGGCTCGACCACGGCCGCGGGACTACAAGGCAGGAGATTTGGTTTTCGCTAAAATGAAGGGATACCCGCACTGGCCGGCGAGG attgATGAGCTTCCAGAAGGAGCTGTCAAGCCGCCTGCCAACAAGTATCCCATCTTCTTCTTTGGGACCCATGAAAC TGCATTCCTGGGCCCGAAGGATCTTCTGCCCTACAAGGAGTATAAAGACAAGTTTGGCAAGTCCAACAAGAGGAAAGGCTTCAACGAGGGCCTGTGGGAGATCGAGAACAACCCGGGAGTCAAGTTCACAGGCTATCAG gccatccAGCAACAGAGCTCGTCAGAAACAGAAGAGGGGGGAAACGCGGCCGACGGCAGcagcgagggagaggagggagactctgtagaggaggaagacgacAAGGAGAAGCTAAAGGGAGACAAGACCGGATCCAAACGGAAAAAGACGGCCACATCCAAG aaatcATCCAAGCTGTCGAGGATCTCGTCCGGAGAGGAGGATCTGGAGAAGGACGGGAAGGATGACGACCAGAAGAGCGGCTCTGAGGGAGGAGACGGCGACAACGACATCATCCAAAACACCACCGACAACAAG aATCAGCTGCTCAGAGAAGAACATTAA